CGCGTGCCGCCGCAGGGTCGTCCTGCCGGCGAAGAAGGGACTTTGGTCCCTGTTCGCGCGCGGGGCGCCGGCGGCAGGCTGTGACGGTGATGTACCAGAACGGGACGGGCGACCGGCGGATGCGCGAACTGCCCGAAGCGGAGGCGCTGCGCCTGCTGGCAGGCGTGCCCTTCGGCCGGATCGTGTTCACGCGGCACGCCCTGCCCGCGATCCGGCCGGTGAACCACGTGGTGGTGGACGGCCGGATCGTCATCCGGTCCGGTCCTGGCACGATACTCAGCGCCCACGTGGCTCCGGCGGAGGCCGTGGTGGCCTACGAGGCCGACGAGCTGGACGGGCACGAGCGCGTGGGCTGGAGCGTGATCATCACCGGGGTGGCGCGGCCGGTGACCGATCCGGAGGAGGCGGCGCGGCTCAGGGCCATGCTCACGCCCTGGGTGGCGGGCGAGATGGAGCAGGTGATCAGCATCC
The nucleotide sequence above comes from Nonomuraea gerenzanensis. Encoded proteins:
- a CDS encoding pyridoxamine 5'-phosphate oxidase family protein, translating into MYQNGTGDRRMRELPEAEALRLLAGVPFGRIVFTRHALPAIRPVNHVVVDGRIVIRSGPGTILSAHVAPAEAVVAYEADELDGHERVGWSVIITGVARPVTDPEEAARLRAMLTPWVAGEMEQVISIQPEIVTGFELVPAAVVA